The Lewinellaceae bacterium genome includes a region encoding these proteins:
- a CDS encoding PD40 domain-containing protein, giving the protein MRYIKKVLLLVLLLPLSTLLSAQEYTTMDSAGKKVLKYYDNAQTLSRAEQFPEALEQLDKALKIDPQFIDGKILRASLNGASGQLEKAAAEFEEVLKMAPDYLPRVWYELAITEMDLRLYDRAATHFEQYLERDPKSNVRKQKAEHHLINARFAANAITHPVPFEPVNLGTAINTEGQEYLPSLTADGTRLVFTARVGNQEDFYYSVKKDQIWQPRQPMEKINTPQNEGAQCISADGRLLVFTRCDSRAGMGGCDLYFSSFQGGQWTDPKKIEGAINTSAWEGQPSLSADGQNLYFASDRSGGLGQRDLWMSRLKENGQWGTPTNLGPEINTPYNDQCPFIHPDNRTLYFCSEGHPGMGGIDLYFSKKDSLNQWTPPLNIGYPINTPANEGTLVVSIDGQTAYYASDKDSDETTPASVLVEKPSSRLNIDIFSFSLYEEARPDPVTYVKAKVVDSRSHRGFEANAEIIDLATGKTVTKTVADDLGELLLCLPAGKDYALYISKEKYLFYSENFSLHTPASIEAPYQIYVELQPVTEASIAEETAPEKPVVLKNVFFETGSAELKNASASELDKLFDLLTDNPELNIQINGHTDNVGNEADNLLLSEKRAKAVYGYLIEKGIDSVRLRYKGFGETKPVADNESEAGRKVNRRTEFVVW; this is encoded by the coding sequence ATGCGATACATAAAAAAAGTACTGCTTCTGGTTCTATTGTTACCTCTCTCAACCTTGTTGTCGGCTCAGGAATATACCACTATGGACAGTGCCGGCAAAAAGGTTTTAAAATACTACGATAACGCTCAAACGTTAAGCCGAGCAGAACAGTTCCCCGAAGCACTCGAACAACTCGACAAAGCCCTGAAGATTGACCCACAGTTTATCGATGGTAAAATATTGAGAGCCTCCTTAAACGGTGCCAGCGGCCAACTGGAGAAAGCAGCCGCAGAATTTGAAGAGGTGTTAAAAATGGCGCCTGACTACCTGCCCCGGGTGTGGTATGAACTGGCCATAACCGAAATGGACCTCCGGTTATACGACCGCGCCGCCACGCATTTTGAACAATACCTGGAAAGAGACCCCAAAAGCAATGTCCGGAAACAAAAGGCAGAACACCACCTCATCAACGCCCGGTTTGCGGCCAATGCCATCACCCATCCCGTTCCGTTTGAACCGGTAAATCTCGGAACCGCCATCAATACCGAAGGACAGGAATATCTCCCCAGCCTCACTGCCGACGGCACCCGGCTGGTATTCACCGCCCGCGTTGGCAATCAGGAAGATTTTTATTATTCAGTAAAAAAGGACCAAATTTGGCAACCCCGACAGCCGATGGAAAAGATCAATACCCCCCAAAATGAAGGAGCCCAGTGCATTTCCGCCGACGGCCGGCTCCTGGTCTTTACCCGCTGTGATTCCAGGGCAGGGATGGGCGGATGCGACTTGTATTTTTCATCCTTCCAAGGCGGTCAATGGACCGACCCCAAAAAGATAGAAGGAGCGATCAACACTTCGGCCTGGGAAGGCCAGCCTTCCCTTTCTGCCGACGGGCAAAATCTCTACTTCGCCAGCGACCGAAGCGGCGGACTTGGTCAACGTGATTTATGGATGAGTCGCCTAAAGGAAAACGGGCAATGGGGCACCCCCACAAACCTGGGCCCTGAAATCAATACCCCCTACAACGACCAATGCCCCTTTATTCACCCGGACAACCGGACCCTCTATTTTTGTTCCGAAGGGCATCCCGGTATGGGAGGCATCGATCTCTACTTTTCCAAAAAAGACAGCCTGAACCAATGGACGCCCCCTCTGAATATCGGTTACCCCATTAATACTCCGGCAAATGAAGGTACTCTTGTGGTGAGTATTGACGGGCAGACCGCCTATTATGCCAGCGACAAGGACAGCGACGAAACAACACCGGCTTCGGTTTTGGTGGAAAAACCTTCCAGCAGGTTGAATATCGATATTTTTAGCTTTTCGCTTTATGAGGAAGCCCGCCCGGATCCCGTCACTTACGTAAAAGCAAAGGTAGTGGATAGTCGCAGCCACAGAGGCTTCGAAGCCAACGCTGAGATCATTGACCTGGCAACCGGCAAAACCGTCACCAAAACAGTGGCCGACGACCTAGGCGAATTGTTGCTCTGTTTGCCTGCCGGCAAAGATTACGCATTATACATCTCTAAAGAAAAATACCTTTTTTATTCCGAAAATTTTTCCCTGCATACGCCTGCAAGCATCGAAGCACCTTACCAGATTTATGTAGAACTCCAACCCGTTACGGAAGCATCCATTGCGGAAGAAACCGCCCCGGAAAAACCGGTGGTACTAAAAAACGTTTTCTTCGAAACAGGCTCTGCCGAACTCAAAAATGCTTCTGCATCCGAACTGGATAAGCTCTTCGACTTACTCACAGACAATCCGGAATTAAATATTCAAATCAACGGGCATACCGATAACGTTGGCAACGAGGCTGACAACCTTTTGCTTTCTGAAAAAAGGGCAAAAGCAGTGTATGGCTACCTCATTGAAAAAGGAATTGACTCGGTAAGGCTGCGCTACAAAGGATTCGGGGAAACGAAACCTGTAGCCGATAACGAATCTGAAGCAGGTCGTAAAGTGAATCGCAGGACGGAATTTGTGGTTTGGTGA
- a CDS encoding serine/threonine protein phosphatase codes for MDVIKQPAGRQLAISDVHGCLKTLEVMLDKLAYSSTDQLFVLGDMVDRGPDSKGVIDLVRSMKQEGYDIHCLRGNHEQMILDDLEAGQKSVYFSDAAMLRSFEAKDVSEIPLEYVKWIEELPYFLQTEGFLLVHAGLDFSVKNPLENLIDMMWLRYWYDSLDPEWLGDRVVVHGHTPLDRPVIEDRLDALYHFPVLNIDNGCFFRGEGKGQLCAFDMTNRRLHFQENMDRPFPPGYFDD; via the coding sequence ATGGACGTTATCAAACAACCTGCAGGCCGTCAACTGGCCATCTCCGATGTTCATGGCTGTCTGAAGACACTGGAGGTCATGCTGGACAAATTGGCTTATTCTTCCACGGACCAACTGTTCGTGTTGGGCGATATGGTCGATCGCGGTCCGGACAGTAAGGGAGTCATTGACCTGGTTAGGAGCATGAAACAGGAGGGGTATGATATCCATTGCCTGAGGGGCAATCATGAGCAAATGATCCTGGATGATCTGGAAGCAGGTCAAAAAAGCGTCTATTTCAGTGATGCGGCCATGCTCCGAAGTTTTGAGGCTAAGGACGTCAGTGAAATTCCTTTGGAATATGTAAAATGGATCGAGGAGTTACCGTATTTCCTGCAAACGGAAGGTTTTTTGCTCGTACATGCCGGGCTGGATTTTTCTGTTAAAAATCCGCTGGAAAATCTTATTGATATGATGTGGCTCCGGTATTGGTACGACAGCCTTGACCCCGAATGGTTGGGGGACCGTGTGGTCGTTCACGGCCATACCCCGTTGGACCGGCCCGTTATTGAGGATCGCCTGGATGCATTATACCATTTCCCGGTGCTGAATATCGATAACGGTTGTTTTTTCAGAGGGGAGGGAAAAGGCCAGCTTTGTGCGTTTGATATGACAAACCGCCGGCTTCATTTCCAGGAAAATATGGATAGGCCATTCCCACCTGGATATTTTGATGATTAG
- a CDS encoding DUF1501 domain-containing protein, which yields MKSNSHKNKLRFGSALEHGKAHAQDHNTWSRRSFLRNVGIAGSMSMMLGRMPVTALAESPLGRALLNNEGDRILVLIRLKGGNDGLNTIIPVFNYGTYQSYRPQLAIPQNEVITLDDKFGMHPQMNALSNLWQDGKMKVVNSVGYEDQNLSHFRSTDIWSSGSDADVYDTSGWMGRFLETQFPDYVTDPPTTPPAIQIGGAGNILFNNSDLTNMGLIVSNPDQLYEIAQTGQLYDPLDVPECYYGEQLTYLRTVANSVFNYAESVAEAYNNATNSVEYTTSLGDQLALVARLIKGGLGTQLYMVNLDGFDTHANQIEDHANLLNNVSEAVNTFFQDLESTDDAKRVLGMTFSEFGRRIEENASEGTDHGAAAPMMLFGEGLNGNGILGADPDLENPDPVGNLNYDVDFRSVYATVLEQWLCLDPDVVNDVLGQDFARQELGLECSAVSTYDPGLKNIGLKLAYDQGQVIISYDLPESMPVTVQVFDVLGRPVKKLFEGFQTFGNHQHVFESRQARIAAGIYVVSVRAGRQVFSQKMKAGF from the coding sequence ATGAAATCCAATTCTCATAAAAATAAATTGCGCTTTGGCAGCGCCCTTGAGCACGGAAAAGCTCACGCACAAGATCACAACACCTGGAGCCGGAGGAGTTTTCTCCGTAATGTCGGTATTGCGGGCAGTATGTCTATGATGTTGGGCAGGATGCCTGTTACAGCCCTGGCCGAATCACCTCTGGGGAGAGCATTGCTCAACAACGAAGGCGACCGCATTCTCGTCCTCATCCGCCTCAAGGGTGGAAATGACGGCTTGAATACCATTATCCCTGTTTTTAACTATGGTACTTACCAGTCTTATCGCCCACAGTTGGCCATCCCTCAAAATGAAGTCATCACCCTGGATGATAAATTCGGGATGCACCCACAGATGAACGCTCTCAGTAACCTGTGGCAGGATGGTAAAATGAAAGTCGTGAACAGTGTCGGTTATGAAGATCAAAATTTGTCGCATTTTCGGTCTACGGATATCTGGTCTTCCGGTAGCGATGCCGATGTTTACGATACGAGCGGATGGATGGGAAGATTCCTGGAAACCCAGTTTCCTGATTACGTGACCGATCCTCCTACGACACCCCCTGCCATCCAGATCGGAGGAGCCGGAAATATCCTTTTCAACAACAGTGATCTGACCAATATGGGCCTGATCGTGAGCAACCCTGACCAATTGTACGAGATTGCCCAGACCGGCCAGCTCTACGATCCGCTGGATGTGCCGGAATGTTATTACGGCGAACAGTTGACTTACCTGAGAACGGTGGCTAACAGTGTGTTCAATTACGCAGAGTCTGTGGCTGAGGCGTACAACAATGCCACCAATTCAGTGGAATATACCACTTCCCTCGGCGACCAGCTGGCCCTGGTGGCCCGGCTCATCAAAGGAGGACTGGGCACTCAATTGTATATGGTCAACCTGGATGGTTTTGATACCCACGCCAACCAGATCGAAGACCACGCCAACCTGTTGAACAATGTTTCGGAGGCGGTGAATACCTTTTTTCAGGACCTGGAATCCACCGATGATGCCAAACGTGTGCTGGGCATGACCTTCTCCGAATTTGGTCGCCGGATAGAGGAAAACGCTTCCGAGGGAACGGACCATGGAGCGGCCGCACCCATGATGCTTTTCGGGGAAGGTTTGAACGGCAACGGTATCCTCGGGGCCGATCCTGACCTGGAAAATCCCGATCCCGTGGGGAATTTGAATTACGATGTAGATTTCCGGTCGGTATATGCTACGGTACTCGAACAATGGCTTTGCCTCGATCCTGATGTGGTGAATGATGTATTGGGACAGGATTTTGCACGCCAGGAGCTCGGATTGGAATGTTCAGCTGTTTCGACCTATGATCCCGGCCTAAAAAATATCGGACTGAAACTTGCTTACGACCAGGGCCAGGTCATCATCTCGTATGATCTTCCTGAATCCATGCCGGTTACCGTACAGGTTTTTGATGTACTGGGACGCCCCGTGAAAAAATTGTTTGAAGGATTCCAGACTTTTGGTAACCATCAACATGTTTTCGAATCCCGCCAGGCGAGAATAGCTGCCGGGATTTACGTCGTGAGTGTTCGGGCCGGGCGGCAGGTGTTTAGCCAGAAAATGAAGGCTGGGTTTTAA
- a CDS encoding DUF1800 domain-containing protein: MVVINCATGTIDEYIPSGSQPWNEARARHLYHRLGFGGNRVQIEAALGQSPAGLVDALIDEAINMPFTNEPEWSNWSFADYGGTEEAFFEQQSQQFIEWILAWVQDMHDKGFREKLALFWHNHFVTRAESYICPSHMFRYHRLLQQYALGNFKTFVSEMGKTPAMLVFLNGVENSLVSPNENYARELYELFTLGQDNNYTQADIEETARALTGWNGYFEYCADIEFLPLLHDSNAKTIFGQTGNWGYDDVVNILFEQRAVEISTYICDKFYRNFVHPDGSEEIVNELAATFRDNDWELAPVFRQLFKSEHFFDEYVIGTLVKNPADFVVGLFKPCNFETNEGLMEISAYLIYGLGQELFNPVDVAGWPGNRTWVNGTTLTGRWQSADIVLGTLFNELPQTLVDFAFSLAGNATDPALVTQKIIDHLVPNGLNTPDAYAVATEVFKWEVPQNYYDLGLWNLNWETAPAQVALLLQHLSRLPEYQLH; this comes from the coding sequence ATGGTAGTAATCAACTGTGCAACCGGCACCATAGACGAATACATTCCTTCTGGCAGTCAGCCATGGAATGAAGCCCGGGCCAGACACCTTTACCATCGACTGGGCTTTGGAGGTAACCGTGTACAGATCGAAGCGGCACTTGGGCAATCTCCGGCAGGCCTCGTTGATGCCCTCATCGACGAAGCGATCAATATGCCTTTTACAAACGAACCCGAGTGGTCCAACTGGAGTTTTGCTGATTACGGAGGAACAGAGGAGGCCTTTTTTGAACAACAATCACAACAATTTATCGAATGGATTCTGGCATGGGTACAGGATATGCACGATAAAGGTTTTCGGGAAAAACTGGCCCTTTTCTGGCATAACCATTTCGTGACCCGTGCAGAATCGTATATCTGCCCCTCGCATATGTTCAGGTATCATCGATTGCTGCAGCAATATGCCCTGGGCAACTTTAAAACTTTTGTGAGTGAAATGGGAAAAACGCCTGCTATGCTCGTATTCCTCAATGGAGTGGAGAATTCACTGGTCAGCCCCAACGAAAATTATGCCAGGGAGTTGTACGAATTGTTCACCCTCGGCCAGGACAATAATTACACCCAGGCCGATATTGAAGAAACCGCCAGGGCTCTTACTGGCTGGAATGGATATTTTGAGTATTGCGCCGATATTGAATTTTTACCGCTGCTTCATGATTCCAATGCCAAAACCATTTTCGGGCAGACTGGCAATTGGGGATACGATGATGTAGTCAATATTTTGTTCGAACAACGTGCAGTGGAAATTTCGACCTACATCTGCGATAAATTTTACCGAAATTTCGTCCATCCTGATGGAAGTGAAGAGATTGTCAACGAACTGGCGGCCACTTTCCGTGACAACGATTGGGAGCTGGCACCCGTCTTTCGCCAACTGTTCAAAAGCGAACATTTTTTTGATGAATACGTCATTGGCACGCTGGTGAAAAACCCTGCCGATTTTGTGGTTGGATTGTTCAAACCCTGCAATTTTGAGACCAATGAAGGATTGATGGAAATTTCAGCCTACCTAATTTACGGTCTTGGGCAGGAATTGTTCAATCCGGTAGATGTGGCAGGATGGCCCGGCAACCGCACCTGGGTCAACGGAACGACACTCACCGGCAGGTGGCAATCTGCCGATATTGTTTTGGGAACCTTATTCAACGAATTGCCACAAACCCTTGTGGATTTTGCCTTTTCCCTTGCCGGCAATGCTACCGACCCTGCTTTGGTCACCCAAAAGATTATTGACCACCTGGTGCCCAACGGCCTCAATACGCCCGATGCTTATGCCGTGGCAACGGAGGTCTTCAAATGGGAAGTGCCCCAGAATTATTATGACCTGGGCCTGTGGAATCTCAACTGGGAAACCGCACCTGCCCAGGTAGCTTTGTTGTTGCAGCACCTGTCCCGTTTACCCGAATATCAATTGCATTAA
- a CDS encoding PAS domain-containing protein: protein MRHYKVRKEDHSELLKKIESHPLTKGILSVGQYFVLIGNVQSWKTIFLSKDCELLTGYSRKEAFEMGPELMVRFTHPEDFPIVMTYNEKGIKYLYSLSVEDRIFQTAIHYYRGVKKDGTVLNVQHQSFAIGFDVEGKPYIFANIYTDISHLNRPQIPKTFILDRRDNVLTEISVDKVLVEGNVLKITPREKEVLGLLASGLSSKAISEKLEISFHTVVTYRKRLLEKTGVKNTSELVNFALLHSLL from the coding sequence ATGCGGCATTACAAGGTCAGAAAAGAAGACCATAGCGAATTATTGAAAAAAATAGAATCCCACCCACTCACCAAAGGCATTCTGAGTGTTGGCCAATATTTCGTTTTGATCGGTAATGTTCAAAGCTGGAAAACTATTTTTCTTAGCAAGGATTGTGAGCTCCTTACAGGTTATTCTCGTAAGGAAGCCTTTGAGATGGGACCGGAGTTGATGGTCAGGTTTACCCACCCTGAAGATTTTCCGATTGTGATGACCTATAATGAAAAGGGCATTAAGTATCTTTATTCCTTGTCGGTGGAAGATCGGATTTTTCAAACAGCTATTCATTATTATCGCGGAGTAAAAAAGGATGGGACGGTACTCAATGTGCAGCACCAGTCTTTTGCCATTGGATTTGACGTGGAGGGGAAACCTTACATTTTTGCCAATATTTATACAGATATATCTCACCTCAACAGGCCCCAAATTCCAAAAACTTTTATTCTGGATAGAAGAGATAACGTGTTGACGGAAATTAGTGTTGACAAAGTACTGGTAGAGGGGAATGTGCTAAAAATTACTCCACGTGAAAAAGAAGTACTGGGGTTGTTGGCATCCGGACTTTCCAGCAAAGCTATTTCGGAAAAGCTGGAAATCAGTTTCCATACCGTTGTAACCTACAGAAAAAGACTACTCGAAAAAACGGGTGTTAAAAACACCTCTGAACTGGTAAATTTTGCGTTACTGCATTCGTTGTTGTAA
- a CDS encoding T9SS type A sorting domain-containing protein, producing the protein MNRILPFYVFVIFLIISTQNLLDAQQWNLVQNISTSDLEAQDNLGFSVAIDEDYFITGAWWEDYQLTSNLSTAGAAYLFKRNTSNTWDEVEKLYAGFPEALGYFGCSVAIDGNQFAVGAYNEDDIPSGSGNAGAVYVYEILPNGTVQPTAHLVASDPGNGDLFGNNIAMSGGCILIGAHNQDEDITDSNTMNEAGAAYVFEKQNDGSWIEVQKLVASDRASGDNFGKFLDIRGDKLIIGAPNKTDESNFYFNAGAAYIFEKDPSSGQWIEVQKLLASDRSNFDNFGSDVAIQNDWGLVGARSKADLSVGGNAGAAYFFNRDNDGDWQEVQKVLANDFDQNDFFGTSVDVDGSIVAIGAETEREDPDGNNTVVGAGSVYIFEKQSNDHWTQVQKVVGENREVNDLFGSVVAVRDFQIAVGAWSADVPTGSGFLLDAGAAYIFERDEPLDLKNNTLRQLDVSLSPNPSSGRLRLESKTPLHEASEVFIFNLLGDELFHDQLWLNETNDIDLSHLPSGIYTIYLKMENQSLKVFKWVKT; encoded by the coding sequence ATGAACCGTATCTTACCCTTCTATGTTTTTGTTATTTTTTTGATCATCTCCACTCAAAATCTACTGGATGCCCAACAATGGAATCTGGTACAAAATATTTCAACATCAGACCTCGAAGCCCAGGACAACCTCGGCTTTTCCGTAGCCATTGACGAAGATTATTTCATAACAGGAGCCTGGTGGGAAGACTACCAATTGACATCTAACTTGAGTACTGCTGGCGCTGCTTATCTTTTTAAACGCAACACTTCCAATACCTGGGATGAGGTCGAAAAATTGTACGCTGGCTTCCCCGAAGCTTTAGGGTACTTTGGCTGTTCCGTTGCAATCGATGGTAATCAATTCGCAGTAGGTGCTTATAATGAAGATGACATCCCTTCCGGGAGTGGCAACGCAGGAGCTGTTTACGTTTACGAAATACTTCCCAACGGCACCGTTCAGCCAACAGCTCACCTCGTCGCTTCGGACCCGGGTAATGGTGATTTATTCGGCAATAATATAGCGATGTCTGGAGGGTGTATTTTAATCGGGGCACACAACCAGGATGAAGACATTACGGATTCTAATACTATGAATGAGGCAGGAGCAGCCTACGTTTTTGAAAAACAAAATGACGGATCGTGGATTGAAGTGCAAAAATTAGTGGCATCCGACCGAGCCAGCGGTGACAATTTCGGAAAATTTCTTGACATTCGTGGTGACAAGTTGATCATAGGCGCTCCCAATAAAACTGATGAGTCCAATTTTTATTTTAATGCCGGAGCAGCTTATATTTTTGAAAAAGATCCCTCTTCTGGACAATGGATCGAAGTCCAAAAATTATTGGCATCAGACCGGTCTAATTTTGACAATTTCGGTTCAGATGTTGCCATTCAAAACGATTGGGGCCTGGTAGGTGCGCGATCAAAAGCTGATTTATCCGTTGGGGGCAACGCAGGAGCCGCCTATTTTTTCAACCGTGACAACGATGGCGATTGGCAGGAAGTACAAAAGGTCCTTGCAAACGATTTTGACCAAAATGATTTTTTTGGTACTTCAGTGGACGTGGATGGTTCGATTGTTGCCATTGGTGCTGAAACCGAAAGAGAAGACCCCGATGGAAATAACACGGTGGTCGGTGCTGGCTCCGTTTATATTTTTGAAAAACAATCAAATGATCATTGGACACAGGTTCAAAAAGTGGTAGGCGAAAACAGGGAAGTGAATGATTTATTTGGCTCGGTGGTAGCAGTAAGGGATTTTCAAATTGCTGTCGGTGCATGGAGTGCAGATGTGCCTACTGGGAGTGGTTTCTTATTAGATGCCGGGGCCGCTTACATTTTCGAAAGAGATGAACCACTGGATTTAAAAAATAATACCCTCCGACAATTAGATGTTTCTTTAAGTCCAAATCCGTCCTCAGGAAGGTTGCGCCTGGAAAGTAAAACACCCCTCCATGAAGCTTCCGAGGTTTTTATATTTAACCTTCTGGGAGATGAATTGTTTCATGATCAATTATGGCTAAATGAAACCAATGATATAGATTTAAGCCATTTACCTTCAGGAATATATACCATTTATTTAAAAATGGAAAACCAATCACTTAAGGTTTTTAAATGGGTAAAAACCTAA
- a CDS encoding DUF3999 family protein, which translates to MKLKINSILLLLLFTGIAVHGQMAQYDYVRPLRGVSDQWHRVVLPDDIFGKISAEMQDIRIFGVTSNHDTLEVPYLWQIGSENKSTDPVQCKIINTSSNEKGYYFTLEVPSKEAVNQVELAFKQQNFDWKLTLEGSQDQLEWFTLRKDYRILSIKNALTDYQFTKVDFPDARYPYLRLLIKSAAKPDLTSVSLALKKDSEIGYKDYPVKSVLVEEDKKARQTVIDLDMDWPVPVSYLKIAIKDTFDYYRPITMKYLSDSTQTEQGWHYDYRTMATGTLSSLESNVFTMPSTRVKKLKILIDNYDNKSLTINTVTVKGYLHELVGRFTDPADYFLFYGNATARQPHYDIGMFADNIPENLTLLELGDEQVIKKETTPPRKPLFGNKNWLWGIMVLIILVLGWFTVRMLKGN; encoded by the coding sequence ATGAAGCTGAAAATTAATAGCATACTTCTCTTGTTGCTTTTTACGGGCATTGCGGTTCATGGACAAATGGCGCAATATGATTATGTTCGGCCATTACGGGGAGTGTCAGACCAGTGGCACCGGGTCGTTCTTCCTGACGATATTTTCGGTAAAATTTCAGCTGAAATGCAGGACATCAGAATATTTGGAGTGACTTCAAACCATGACACCCTTGAAGTACCTTATTTGTGGCAAATTGGTTCCGAAAATAAATCTACGGACCCCGTCCAATGTAAAATAATCAATACCTCAAGCAATGAAAAAGGGTATTATTTTACCCTTGAGGTTCCTTCAAAAGAGGCGGTGAATCAGGTCGAATTGGCATTCAAACAGCAAAATTTCGACTGGAAACTGACGCTTGAGGGCAGTCAGGATCAACTTGAGTGGTTTACCCTCAGGAAAGATTACCGGATACTTTCCATTAAAAATGCGCTGACCGATTATCAATTTACGAAAGTGGATTTTCCGGATGCCAGGTATCCTTACCTGCGGCTATTGATAAAAAGTGCAGCAAAACCGGACCTTACATCCGTTTCTTTGGCGTTAAAAAAAGATTCGGAGATCGGCTACAAGGATTACCCGGTCAAAAGTGTTTTGGTTGAAGAGGATAAAAAAGCCCGGCAGACGGTTATTGATCTGGATATGGACTGGCCCGTTCCGGTGAGTTATCTCAAAATAGCAATAAAGGATACCTTCGATTATTACCGCCCCATCACCATGAAGTATTTATCGGACAGTACACAAACGGAGCAGGGATGGCATTACGATTACAGGACTATGGCCACTGGAACCCTGAGTTCTTTGGAATCCAATGTATTTACAATGCCCAGTACCCGGGTTAAGAAATTGAAGATCCTGATCGATAATTATGATAATAAATCATTGACAATCAATACAGTTACCGTTAAAGGGTATTTACATGAGTTGGTTGGCCGGTTTACCGATCCTGCTGATTATTTTCTGTTCTACGGGAATGCCACCGCCCGCCAACCGCATTATGATATCGGGATGTTTGCGGACAATATCCCTGAAAATCTGACGCTCCTCGAATTAGGGGACGAGCAGGTCATCAAAAAAGAAACCACCCCGCCGCGGAAACCATTGTTTGGAAATAAGAACTGGTTGTGGGGCATCATGGTGCTTATTATATTGGTCCTGGGGTGGTTTACGGTTAGGATGTTAAAGGGCAACTAG